One Thermofilum pendens Hrk 5 DNA segment encodes these proteins:
- a CDS encoding TldD/PmbA family protein, whose translation MAESLIEIGEKIKNYALRAGFEEVAVLLYRRESVMVKFANGEPSVTQNWTDHAADIYLAKGGKILGTSAPTHSLEEIYRVIDSLHQMQERLPPSMLYAPLPEPEKHEPLPGLVDKRIVEAIEDPAHVSEAVVEAANRYKVDSFAGMLQLTYEVKALVNSKGASFSEDSTYVKTYIRSFAGEGSGQWSLGSRRLSISDVEKVAETASHLAYQSRRQEDYPPGRTNVLLSPMVAGNFLNYIVEMATASSIMMGFSIFMNRKPGEKVSSELLTVEDAPRLAELPGSTSFDDEGIRTYTKPVIEKGVLRNVLHNSKTASKLGGKTTGNAGLVFPRVWNINVHPGDYTFEELLAEMKEGLVVTNNWYTRLQNYIEGTFSTILRDAILIVRNGEIVGAAKKLRIADSFPRILENIVALGKETYDMYWWEVETPTRTPYILVKDVGTSSHTA comes from the coding sequence ATGGCTGAGAGCCTGATCGAAATTGGAGAAAAGATAAAGAACTACGCCCTGAGAGCGGGCTTCGAAGAGGTAGCGGTGCTCCTCTACAGGAGAGAGAGCGTGATGGTGAAGTTCGCGAACGGCGAGCCGAGCGTGACTCAAAACTGGACAGACCACGCGGCGGACATATACCTCGCGAAGGGCGGGAAGATACTCGGGACGTCCGCCCCGACGCATTCACTGGAGGAAATATATAGGGTTATAGACTCGCTGCACCAGATGCAGGAGAGGCTACCCCCGTCTATGCTCTACGCCCCTCTACCAGAGCCAGAGAAGCACGAGCCTCTCCCGGGGCTCGTCGACAAAAGGATCGTTGAGGCGATAGAAGACCCGGCGCACGTATCGGAGGCTGTGGTCGAGGCCGCCAATAGGTACAAGGTCGACAGCTTTGCCGGCATGCTACAGCTAACCTACGAGGTAAAGGCTCTCGTAAACAGCAAGGGAGCTTCCTTCTCCGAGGACTCGACGTACGTGAAGACCTACATCCGCTCCTTCGCGGGCGAGGGGTCCGGCCAGTGGTCTCTCGGCTCCCGCAGACTCTCGATCAGCGACGTCGAAAAGGTGGCTGAGACAGCTTCGCATCTAGCCTACCAGTCCAGGAGGCAGGAAGACTACCCACCTGGGAGAACAAATGTACTCCTGTCCCCCATGGTCGCCGGGAACTTCCTGAACTACATCGTCGAGATGGCCACTGCTTCGTCGATAATGATGGGGTTCTCTATCTTCATGAACAGGAAGCCCGGAGAGAAGGTTTCCTCGGAGCTACTGACTGTAGAGGATGCTCCGAGGCTCGCCGAGTTGCCGGGGTCGACGTCGTTCGACGACGAGGGTATAAGGACGTACACGAAGCCGGTAATCGAGAAAGGAGTGTTGAGGAATGTTCTCCATAACTCGAAGACTGCCTCGAAGCTAGGAGGTAAAACCACCGGCAACGCGGGGTTGGTGTTCCCGCGGGTCTGGAACATCAACGTTCACCCAGGAGACTATACATTCGAGGAGCTACTGGCGGAGATGAAGGAGGGTCTCGTGGTTACAAACAACTGGTACACCAGACTACAGAACTACATAGAGGGTACGTTCTCGACGATACTCAGGGACGCGATACTGATAGTCAGGAACGGCGAAATAGTGGGAGCCGCGAAGAAGCTCAGAATAGCGGACAGCTTCCCCAGGATACTCGAGAACATAGTGGCGCTAGGGAAGGAAACCTACGACATGTACTGGTGGGAAGTCGAGACCCCCACCAGGACGCCGTACATACTCGTCAAGGACGTTGGAACCTCAAGCCACACCGCTTAA
- a CDS encoding transglutaminase-like domain-containing protein: protein MGEFVKINVRLVASLLLLLALLAPGFSRATGEAAVTGVFVTGKVTYRITGGFLLKNENNVSVNDYVYVALPQNTTFQKSYVVSINPKPLRFVVDEDGNTYAVVLVRAEPGRKYWVNVSYVVVVYSYQIDESASKGDWPPLSFVRRYTVSSGYWNVYNVTLIRLAREVAFAQTPLSTVKKLASWVEQANRGNYRVSFGRAGSDHAVTYGYRGYAITGDCVEVADVFVTMARILGVPARTAFGILLTDSERMWLNFSTIEAEGENILTHWGGHMWPQVYVEPYGWIDVDMLDGMAPNVGVYSARHILFGVEETKYYGSSLSSSAIPSYLTLEYVEYYFGRGD, encoded by the coding sequence CGCGCGACCGGCGAAGCCGCTGTCACAGGCGTGTTTGTCACAGGCAAGGTGACTTACAGGATTACTGGGGGCTTCCTCCTGAAAAACGAGAACAACGTCTCCGTGAACGACTACGTATACGTGGCGCTTCCTCAGAACACAACTTTCCAGAAGAGCTACGTGGTCTCAATAAACCCGAAGCCCCTGCGGTTCGTGGTGGATGAGGACGGCAATACCTACGCCGTTGTGCTCGTTAGGGCGGAGCCCGGCCGCAAGTACTGGGTAAACGTGTCCTACGTAGTCGTGGTGTACAGCTACCAGATAGACGAGTCGGCGTCTAAAGGCGACTGGCCGCCACTAAGCTTCGTACGCAGGTATACCGTGTCGTCCGGCTACTGGAATGTCTATAACGTGACGCTGATTAGGCTGGCAAGGGAGGTTGCCTTCGCGCAGACCCCTCTCTCGACGGTGAAGAAGCTGGCGTCCTGGGTCGAGCAAGCGAACAGGGGGAACTACCGGGTCTCTTTCGGAAGAGCCGGGAGCGACCACGCAGTCACGTACGGGTATAGAGGCTACGCGATCACCGGGGACTGCGTCGAGGTAGCGGACGTCTTCGTGACGATGGCTAGGATTCTCGGGGTACCCGCCAGGACGGCGTTCGGAATCCTCCTAACGGACAGTGAGCGCATGTGGCTCAACTTCTCCACCATAGAGGCCGAGGGCGAGAACATCTTGACGCACTGGGGTGGGCATATGTGGCCGCAGGTCTACGTGGAGCCATATGGGTGGATAGACGTTGACATGCTCGACGGCATGGCGCCTAACGTTGGAGTATACAGTGCGAGGCACATACTGTTTGGGGTAGAGGAGACGAAGTACTACGGTTCCTCCCTCTCCAGTAGCGCGATACCAAGCTACCTAACGCTGGAGTACGTTGAGTACTACTTCGGGAGGGGTGACTAG